In Bacillus cereus ATCC 14579, a single window of DNA contains:
- a CDS encoding hemolysin XhlA family protein: protein MEGLQDVRNDVQEIKQEIKDIRLEIKGLEIRTTGNEKDIDNINKQLDKISANTTWILRLIVGGIVGAALTFFLKGGGM from the coding sequence ATGGAAGGGTTACAAGATGTAAGAAACGATGTTCAAGAAATTAAGCAAGAGATCAAGGACATTCGTTTAGAGATTAAAGGGTTAGAAATACGAACAACTGGTAACGAGAAAGATATTGATAATATCAACAAACAGTTAGATAAAATCAGCGCCAATACTACCTGGATTTTACGACTTATTGTCGGTGGAATTGTTGGAGCAGCTCTCACTTTCTTTTTGAAAGGAGGTGGTATGTAA
- a CDS encoding phage major tail protein, TP901-1 family: MAEVKKSNAPEFKGAETLYLIDIPQPDGKTTKTVRFFNQTSGSRSIEAGEIELKTKDKSGSDYGDVTQSASIEGICTEGDEGLDYVEEAILNKVLVRIHEVNLRSATASEFKVKSGTYMLNSLELSHENEEYSKYSIGLKLNGKISKGTLNKVPEGAPSGDVATPGTE, encoded by the coding sequence ATGGCAGAAGTAAAAAAAAGTAATGCACCTGAGTTTAAAGGTGCCGAAACGCTTTACTTGATTGACATTCCGCAACCTGATGGGAAAACTACAAAAACAGTTCGATTTTTTAACCAAACGTCAGGTTCACGATCAATTGAGGCTGGAGAAATCGAGTTAAAAACGAAAGATAAGAGTGGATCTGATTACGGTGACGTAACACAATCAGCTAGTATTGAAGGGATTTGTACTGAAGGTGACGAGGGACTTGATTATGTAGAAGAAGCAATTCTTAATAAAGTTTTAGTAAGAATTCATGAAGTTAACCTACGTAGTGCAACCGCTTCTGAGTTTAAAGTTAAATCAGGAACATACATGTTGAATAGTTTGGAACTTTCTCATGAAAATGAGGAGTACTCAAAGTATTCTATCGGCTTAAAATTAAACGGGAAAATTTCTAAAGGGACGCTTAATAAAGTACCAGAAGGTGCACCTTCTGGTGATGTAGCTACACCAGGAACTGAATAA
- a CDS encoding holin has protein sequence MFEMTVMIGIVVGLSQIGKTIGLQTKYVPLLNLTLGIMLGVLFMGGDIKTNVFQGIIIGLSASGLFAHTKIMKKDVDAK, from the coding sequence ATGTTTGAAATGACTGTAATGATTGGAATTGTAGTAGGTCTTTCACAGATTGGAAAAACAATTGGATTACAAACAAAATATGTTCCGTTACTAAATTTAACGCTTGGCATTATGCTAGGCGTTTTATTTATGGGCGGAGATATCAAAACAAATGTATTCCAGGGAATCATCATTGGACTATCAGCGAGTGGATTATTTGCCCATACAAAAATTATGAAAAAGGATGTTGATGCTAAATGA
- a CDS encoding head fiber protein has product MSISENQAQRLNRSMPIAKDTSLGNIIKGLEEKVALIPKKVDKQPDSTATDVAGVVKDLNALIAKLKAAGIMMP; this is encoded by the coding sequence ATGTCTATTTCTGAAAATCAAGCACAACGTTTAAACAGATCGATGCCGATTGCGAAAGACACATCACTTGGCAATATTATTAAAGGTCTTGAAGAAAAAGTAGCTCTAATACCCAAAAAGGTTGATAAACAACCAGATAGTACAGCGACTGACGTAGCGGGTGTAGTGAAAGACTTAAATGCACTTATTGCAAAATTAAAAGCTGCAGGAATCATGATGCCTTAA
- a CDS encoding phage tail tape measure protein, with protein MIADISNLISNLGRATQAWNTFFQQISRPPPIPPAPQPPSPPPLPPAPPAPPPPDYSGWRARFQEVGNQAIEMGRRVQQTGQTMQNAFGPAAAASAFALGSMIQKSREFESQTRKAAVLTAGDYGQVKKAILDMAKDSVYSTGQVAAAFAEMGAKGFDSAQATSALPGVLSAAAASGEDLGMVADTITSALNSFGMEASQSTHVADVLATAANATAAGVGDMQYAFKYAAGPAAQLGISMEELAASVGIMSNSGIKGETAGTALRASLLRLVKPPKTAANELKRLGVSITDQQGNMKPLSQIIGELKSGMEGMTSAQKGAALATIFGTEAVSGMMALVAAGPEKIEALTQSLVKSDGASKKAADSMLEGWAGALTKMESSLDAAARAFTDALAPALMAVAGVVETLANAFMKLPAPVQTVIASVVAFTTAFLVIATVAGIVINAIGGAIITLGQLMLWMSGTSKGAVMLRAALSALRAGFALLLGPVGAVIAILSLVGVALVQLYKHNETFRNAVNNAWESIKSGTVAAVEAMKSAIDSLGSYLGTIPGKFSAMGTAIGTALEAGLIKAGQVFSGFAIAVENSLVTIKSKFSEFGQGISGAFSSAISGLSSAFSGIGSAVSPVIDFIKMSFSSIGNTIATLTPLIVRLGLSFLGVSGPVGWVIAIVGSLGATIFKLINTNDQVKSAFMSAWQSIQSIFSSVMSAILPVVQSIAQGITQAFAPLAPEFAKTGQVIAESFATLGPALSELGAAFGELGATIASLFSEVVQAVVPIALDLFRLFGETIQAVVPLASDLFKLFGQVIQEVMPMITELIQMFADTTIEIMPVITEAIQQVAQIFTELASTVLPIFAQAFQTAFPIILQVIQAAFSIAGMLIQGFGEVLSIIATSVIPIILQAVQAVFPVIAGIIAAAISVAIPIIQLLGQVISIIANTVIPLILQIVQAVFPVIVSIIQAAIPVATAILEGLATIIKGVVIPAIQFILSIVQAVFPAIMGVITSAIGIITNIIKLFTSVLKGDWSGAWNAVKGITSSVMSLIGNIIQGAINLISAVVTGGLNLVKSIFSSVLSAIGSLVSSIFSGIGSVISSVMNAAGSIISSIWNAAKSATSNILNSIYNTVTQIFGNVKSFLSGIDLGSIGKNMMQGLLNGISSMAGAIWDKITDIGNGIKDKISGLLSIHSPSRWFRDFIGVNMMKGWINGIDAMKGAVQRTTEQMTEWMKPEALQVETVYGMPRGLGAYQTAKPQTSSGNTDAGTASNSTASERQPAYINIQLGRQEFNRFVDDITGEQEAVKKRKEVF; from the coding sequence GTGATTGCAGACATATCTAATTTAATAAGTAACCTTGGAAGAGCTACACAAGCATGGAATACATTTTTTCAGCAGATTAGTAGACCACCTCCTATCCCACCAGCACCGCAACCGCCGTCACCTCCACCATTACCGCCAGCGCCACCAGCACCACCGCCTCCTGATTATTCAGGGTGGCGTGCTAGATTTCAAGAAGTAGGTAATCAAGCAATTGAAATGGGTCGACGTGTACAGCAAACAGGGCAAACAATGCAAAATGCATTTGGTCCTGCAGCTGCAGCGTCGGCTTTTGCTTTAGGGAGTATGATTCAAAAGTCACGAGAATTTGAATCGCAGACTCGTAAAGCGGCAGTTTTAACTGCAGGTGACTACGGTCAAGTAAAGAAAGCGATTCTTGATATGGCAAAGGATTCTGTGTATTCAACAGGGCAGGTAGCAGCGGCTTTCGCTGAAATGGGTGCGAAAGGTTTCGATTCGGCTCAAGCAACGTCCGCATTACCTGGTGTGTTGAGTGCAGCGGCTGCGTCAGGCGAAGACCTGGGGATGGTTGCTGATACGATTACGTCAGCTTTAAACTCATTTGGTATGGAGGCAAGTCAAAGTACACATGTTGCTGATGTTCTAGCAACAGCCGCAAACGCAACAGCTGCAGGTGTAGGGGATATGCAATACGCTTTTAAATATGCGGCGGGTCCAGCAGCTCAATTAGGCATATCGATGGAAGAATTAGCGGCTTCTGTTGGTATTATGTCAAATAGCGGTATTAAAGGGGAGACCGCTGGTACAGCATTACGTGCATCTTTACTACGTTTAGTTAAGCCGCCAAAAACAGCGGCAAATGAGTTAAAACGGCTTGGCGTATCTATTACGGATCAACAAGGTAATATGAAACCATTGTCTCAAATTATTGGTGAGTTGAAATCAGGAATGGAAGGTATGACAAGTGCACAAAAAGGTGCGGCGTTAGCAACAATATTTGGGACAGAAGCTGTATCTGGTATGATGGCACTTGTAGCAGCGGGACCTGAAAAGATTGAAGCTTTAACACAATCCTTAGTGAAATCGGACGGTGCTTCTAAAAAAGCTGCGGACTCTATGCTTGAAGGATGGGCCGGAGCACTGACGAAAATGGAATCCTCTCTTGATGCTGCAGCACGTGCGTTTACTGATGCATTAGCTCCTGCATTAATGGCTGTAGCTGGAGTAGTTGAAACCTTAGCAAATGCGTTTATGAAATTACCAGCTCCTGTGCAGACGGTGATTGCTTCGGTAGTAGCATTTACTACGGCTTTTTTAGTTATAGCAACGGTAGCGGGTATTGTTATTAACGCAATCGGCGGTGCAATTATCACTCTCGGTCAACTTATGCTATGGATGTCGGGAACATCAAAAGGTGCGGTAATGCTGCGGGCTGCTTTGTCAGCACTGAGAGCCGGATTTGCCTTATTGTTAGGACCGGTTGGTGCGGTTATTGCAATTCTAAGCTTAGTGGGGGTAGCGCTAGTTCAACTATACAAACATAATGAGACTTTTCGAAATGCCGTTAATAATGCATGGGAATCAATAAAAAGTGGGACAGTAGCGGCAGTTGAAGCTATGAAATCTGCTATTGATTCTTTAGGTTCTTATCTTGGGACAATACCGGGAAAATTTTCAGCAATGGGTACAGCAATCGGCACAGCATTAGAGGCAGGGTTAATTAAAGCGGGTCAAGTATTTTCTGGTTTTGCAATAGCTGTAGAGAATTCGCTAGTTACGATAAAATCAAAGTTCAGTGAGTTTGGTCAAGGAATAAGCGGTGCGTTTAGTTCAGCAATATCAGGACTTAGTTCAGCATTCTCCGGAATTGGTTCTGCCGTTTCTCCAGTGATTGACTTTATAAAAATGTCCTTCTCTTCAATAGGAAATACGATAGCTACTTTAACACCATTAATTGTACGTTTAGGTTTATCGTTTTTAGGTGTTTCTGGACCCGTAGGGTGGGTAATCGCTATTGTAGGTTCTTTAGGTGCTACGATATTTAAATTGATAAATACAAACGATCAAGTGAAGTCTGCTTTTATGTCGGCTTGGCAGTCTATACAATCAATTTTTAGTTCTGTAATGTCTGCGATTTTGCCTGTTGTTCAGTCAATAGCTCAAGGGATTACACAAGCATTTGCACCACTTGCTCCTGAATTTGCGAAAACTGGACAAGTTATAGCAGAAAGTTTCGCGACACTTGGACCTGCTCTTTCTGAGTTAGGTGCGGCTTTTGGTGAGTTAGGTGCTACAATAGCTAGTTTGTTTAGTGAAGTAGTACAAGCTGTAGTACCGATAGCACTCGACTTATTCCGTTTGTTTGGAGAAACAATCCAAGCCGTAGTACCTTTAGCGTCTGACTTATTTAAGCTTTTCGGTCAAGTAATACAAGAAGTAATGCCTATGATTACTGAATTAATTCAGATGTTTGCTGATACGACAATAGAAATTATGCCAGTGATAACAGAGGCTATACAACAAGTAGCCCAAATTTTTACTGAGCTAGCAAGCACAGTTTTACCGATATTCGCTCAAGCTTTTCAAACGGCATTCCCTATTATATTACAAGTAATCCAGGCGGCATTTAGCATAGCAGGAATGCTGATTCAAGGGTTTGGAGAAGTCTTATCAATCATAGCGACGTCGGTGATTCCGATTATTCTCCAGGCGGTACAAGCGGTCTTCCCAGTAATAGCTGGGATTATAGCTGCTGCGATTTCCGTTGCGATTCCTATTATTCAATTATTGGGCCAGGTAATCTCTATCATAGCGAATACAGTTATCCCTTTAATTTTACAAATCGTTCAGGCGGTTTTCCCGGTAATAGTTTCGATAATTCAAGCGGCGATTCCCGTAGCGACTGCGATACTTGAAGGTTTAGCGACAATAATAAAAGGCGTAGTGATCCCGGCGATTCAATTTATTTTGTCGATTGTCCAGGCAGTTTTTCCAGCTATTATGGGCGTAATAACCTCTGCTATTGGGATAATCACCAACATAATAAAGCTTTTCACTTCAGTTTTAAAAGGTGATTGGAGTGGAGCGTGGAACGCGGTGAAAGGCATTACGTCGAGTGTAATGTCATTAATCGGAAATATCATCCAAGGGGCGATAAATTTAATTTCCGCGGTCGTGACTGGTGGGCTAAATCTAGTAAAATCTATTTTTTCTAGTGTTTTATCAGCGATAGGTTCTCTAGTAAGTTCAATTTTTTCAGGTATAGGTTCAGTCATTTCATCTGTTATGAACGCAGCAGGTAGCATCATTTCTTCAATTTGGAATGCGGCTAAGTCAGCGACATCTAACATCCTAAATTCTATCTATAACACAGTGACTCAAATTTTTGGCAATGTAAAGTCATTCCTAAGCGGAATTGATTTAGGAAGCATAGGAAAAAATATGATGCAGGGGCTTTTAAATGGTATAAGCTCTATGGCTGGGGCTATTTGGGACAAAATTACGGACATTGGAAATGGAATCAAAGATAAAATTTCTGGTCTGTTATCGATTCACTCACCGAGTCGTTGGTTCAGGGATTTCATTGGTGTCAATATGATGAAAGGTTGGATTAATGGTATAGATGCTATGAAAGGTGCTGTACAAAGAACAACCGAACAAATGACTGAATGGATGAAACCTGAAGCCCTACAAGTAGAGACTGTATACGGAATGCCAAGAGGACTTGGCGCGTACCAGACAGCTAAACCACAAACAAGCTCAGGGAATACGGATGCCGGAACTGCTTCAAATTCTACAGCTAGTGAAAGACAACCCGCTTATATTAATATACAGCTTGGTAGACAAGAGTTTAATAGGTTCGTTGATGATATCACTGGAGAGCAAGAAGCTGTGAAAAAACGGAAAGAAGTATTTTAA
- a CDS encoding phage tail spike protein, whose amino-acid sequence MRTPSGLLHVVDFKTDQIISAIQPKDYWEDKRHWEIKNNIDMLEFKTFDGTPHAITLQQQNLVLKEVRDGRIVPYVINNEVEKDSKDRSLTVHSSGAWVQIAKDGIIKPQRIESETVNTFIDIALADSKWQRGITDYSSFHTMTIDEFIDPLTFLKKIAALFELEIQYRVEVSGSQITGWYVDMINKRGRETGKEVTLGKDLVGVRRIEHSRDICTALVGFVRGEGDKLITVESINNGLLYITDNDAFQRWNAHGKHKFGFYTPETEDRNMTPQRLLTLMKTELKKRVNSSVAYEVEAQSIGRIFGLAHELINEGDTIRIKDTGFTPKLYLEARVIAGDESFTDPTQDKYVFGDYREITDPNEELRKIYNRILSSLGSKQELIDQLDKLVKDANETASNAKKESEAAKTLAEKVQENLKNNTVDIIEAKNPPTTGLKPYKTLWRDISNGKPGILKIWTGAAWESVVPDVESVKKETLDQVNKDIESTKTELNQKVQSVEGKAQEIAGQIVDVQKQVNGKVDQTWINTQLKDKADKSGVFTKEEINNGFIGKQIYETDKNGNVKKFQDINTSMSQTNEALKQKAEKSELTKTNDGLTKLQNKTNEIETTANGTKQKLNELETTVNNTNVGVRNYVLDSDKFISPPNTIQNFKFVNDLKDLQGKQVTLSVSVEIKNAKTGVSPNNRIGFEPSIRYSDNSIQHLGAWLRITDGMNFKGIISTTVWIKDIEVLKTEQNAVYIQCGGDYVKVGRPKIEIGNKVTDWTPAPEDQVTTTDFTKKTVEIETTIKGINTSVNSIQNEQGKLTERVTKSEQTADGFKTSIESLTKKDTEISNKLNTVEQTVEGTKKTITDIQSDTNGLKKTTTEIKEQAGKTSEKLESVEKKFDDIKIGGQNFYKQKSFGAAGGTSITFDDSNKWWNIAIPAGASGSWKGILYTSKNALLLVGRTYTISYEIFADEVIPTAIDINNFGVTTVTGTNDNDLVAKRIMRTPKTIAGQWVKVSATFIMPDNITQDLYDNSVIGVGNGWTPTKITNIKIRNMQLEEGNIPTSYRTPSEDQVTTDEFTKKTTEIEKSVDGVKNTVTTVQNSQAGFEKRMTTVEQTASGLSTTVGNLNNVVSDQGKKLTEANSKLEQQATAIGAKVELKQVEDYVAGFKIPELKQIVDKNKQDLLGELANKLATEQFNQKMTLIDNRFIINEQGINASAKKTEVYTKDQANGQFATSSYVRDMETRLQLTEKGVSISVKENDVIAAFNMSKENITLNANRINLVGFITANHIKGKVLEGVTLKTSGNRFVEINKQDMKIFDLDKPRGYIGFMETDDGSIQPSLVLGSDNRKYAGTGSFYIYQVMPRINGVDQPSKAYAKFGISKGENAEGTNIWSNYIQMHNDGGHLSVYSDGQFRFQNLNNIIFESEGWAPGYGYFSVTTTEPHIFTNNAGQFTFKRKGSDYKIHFVNGATDHDLIMGNAMIRSSFVQGYNNGLQIKDMMGKGWKDIELRTLRAQENISATGRMWAQEFIPNSSRKLKTDIEDLPFSALDKINSVNIKQYHFIRDVERFESGESITLPINYGMIAEDSDDVFTTPQKDAVTLYSSVSISIQGIQEVDFKVKNLQFDHGMLKQEVDTLKEQLKAEKLEKVSMKAEIAELKVLVQQLINEEPKQP is encoded by the coding sequence ATGAGAACACCAAGCGGATTACTTCATGTTGTTGATTTCAAAACAGATCAAATTATATCCGCTATTCAACCAAAGGACTACTGGGAAGATAAACGTCATTGGGAAATCAAGAATAACATTGATATGCTAGAGTTCAAAACTTTTGACGGCACTCCACATGCAATTACATTACAACAGCAGAACTTGGTTTTAAAGGAAGTACGAGATGGTCGAATTGTTCCGTATGTTATTAACAATGAAGTAGAAAAAGATTCAAAGGATAGATCATTAACTGTACACTCTTCCGGTGCCTGGGTTCAAATAGCCAAAGATGGGATTATTAAACCTCAACGTATAGAGAGCGAAACAGTTAATACGTTTATTGATATCGCTCTTGCTGATTCAAAATGGCAACGTGGAATAACGGATTATTCTTCATTCCACACGATGACTATTGATGAATTCATCGATCCCCTCACTTTTTTAAAGAAAATTGCGGCTTTGTTTGAGTTGGAAATACAATATCGTGTTGAAGTATCCGGTTCTCAAATTACTGGATGGTACGTCGATATGATAAATAAACGAGGGAGAGAAACAGGGAAGGAAGTAACCCTGGGAAAAGACTTAGTAGGCGTTAGGCGCATTGAACATTCCAGGGATATTTGCACAGCACTTGTCGGTTTTGTACGAGGTGAAGGTGACAAACTTATCACGGTTGAGAGCATCAATAACGGACTTCTTTATATTACAGATAATGATGCCTTTCAACGCTGGAATGCGCATGGTAAACATAAATTTGGTTTCTACACTCCAGAAACAGAAGACCGAAATATGACACCACAGCGATTACTGACTTTGATGAAGACGGAATTAAAAAAACGTGTCAATTCTTCAGTCGCATATGAAGTAGAAGCGCAATCGATTGGACGTATTTTCGGATTAGCGCATGAACTAATTAATGAGGGCGATACAATCCGAATCAAGGATACAGGCTTCACGCCTAAGTTATACCTTGAAGCACGTGTGATTGCTGGTGATGAATCTTTTACAGATCCTACACAAGATAAATATGTGTTTGGTGATTATCGCGAAATTACTGATCCAAATGAAGAACTACGAAAGATATATAATCGTATTCTTAGTTCATTAGGAAGTAAGCAAGAACTGATAGATCAGTTAGATAAATTAGTGAAAGATGCAAATGAAACAGCTAGTAATGCTAAGAAGGAATCCGAAGCAGCGAAAACATTGGCTGAAAAAGTGCAAGAGAATCTTAAAAATAACACGGTAGACATCATTGAAGCTAAGAATCCACCGACAACAGGACTTAAACCTTATAAAACACTTTGGCGTGATATTAGTAATGGGAAGCCTGGTATTTTAAAAATATGGACAGGTGCAGCTTGGGAATCAGTTGTTCCTGATGTGGAATCAGTTAAGAAAGAAACATTGGATCAGGTGAATAAAGATATTGAGTCTACGAAAACGGAGTTAAATCAAAAGGTTCAAAGTGTGGAAGGTAAAGCGCAAGAGATAGCTGGACAAATAGTGGATGTTCAAAAGCAAGTTAATGGAAAAGTGGATCAAACATGGATTAATACACAGTTAAAAGATAAAGCTGATAAATCTGGAGTGTTTACAAAAGAGGAAATTAACAATGGATTTATTGGTAAACAAATCTATGAAACTGATAAGAATGGTAACGTTAAAAAGTTCCAAGATATTAACACATCTATGAGTCAAACAAATGAGGCTCTTAAACAAAAAGCAGAGAAATCTGAGCTAACGAAAACAAACGATGGTTTAACTAAACTGCAAAACAAAACAAATGAAATTGAAACAACAGCAAATGGTACTAAACAAAAGTTAAACGAACTAGAGACCACTGTTAATAACACAAATGTCGGTGTAAGAAACTATGTCCTTGATTCTGATAAATTTATATCTCCACCTAATACTATTCAAAATTTTAAATTTGTAAATGATTTAAAAGATTTACAAGGAAAACAGGTTACATTGAGTGTTTCTGTTGAAATTAAAAATGCAAAAACAGGTGTTAGTCCAAATAATAGAATTGGTTTTGAACCTTCCATACGATATTCCGATAATTCAATTCAACATCTAGGTGCTTGGTTAAGAATAACGGATGGTATGAATTTTAAAGGTATCATAAGTACAACTGTGTGGATTAAAGATATAGAAGTTTTAAAAACAGAACAGAATGCAGTGTATATCCAATGTGGCGGTGACTATGTAAAAGTAGGTAGACCTAAAATAGAAATCGGAAACAAAGTAACAGATTGGACACCAGCGCCAGAAGACCAAGTAACAACAACTGATTTTACTAAAAAAACGGTAGAAATTGAAACTACTATTAAGGGTATTAATACTTCTGTTAATAGTATTCAAAACGAACAAGGAAAGCTTACGGAACGTGTAACAAAATCAGAGCAAACCGCAGATGGATTTAAAACTTCTATTGAATCGTTAACAAAAAAAGATACTGAAATCAGTAACAAATTAAATACAGTCGAACAAACTGTAGAAGGTACAAAAAAGACGATAACTGATATACAATCCGATACAAACGGATTAAAGAAAACAACAACCGAAATTAAAGAGCAAGCTGGGAAGACTAGTGAAAAATTAGAGAGTGTTGAGAAAAAGTTTGATGATATTAAAATTGGTGGCCAGAACTTTTATAAACAAAAATCCTTTGGTGCAGCCGGAGGAACAAGCATAACGTTTGACGATAGTAATAAATGGTGGAACATAGCAATTCCTGCTGGGGCAAGTGGTAGTTGGAAAGGTATTTTATACACTTCTAAAAATGCCTTGTTACTTGTAGGCAGAACATATACCATTAGTTACGAAATTTTTGCTGACGAAGTTATCCCAACCGCAATTGATATTAACAATTTTGGTGTTACTACTGTTACGGGAACAAATGACAATGATCTTGTAGCAAAACGAATTATGCGTACACCTAAAACAATAGCAGGTCAATGGGTTAAGGTGTCTGCCACGTTTATAATGCCCGACAATATCACACAAGATTTGTACGATAATTCTGTTATTGGTGTAGGCAACGGATGGACTCCTACAAAAATCACAAACATCAAGATTAGAAACATGCAATTAGAGGAAGGAAATATACCAACAAGTTATCGTACTCCTTCAGAAGATCAAGTAACAACCGATGAATTCACCAAGAAAACAACCGAGATTGAAAAAAGTGTGGATGGCGTAAAAAACACTGTAACCACTGTTCAAAATAGTCAAGCCGGATTCGAAAAGCGTATGACTACAGTAGAGCAAACAGCAAGCGGACTATCCACCACAGTGGGCAATTTAAATAATGTAGTATCAGATCAAGGGAAAAAGCTTACTGAAGCAAATTCAAAGCTCGAACAACAGGCAACAGCAATCGGTGCAAAAGTTGAGCTTAAACAAGTAGAGGATTATGTTGCAGGGTTTAAGATACCTGAATTAAAGCAAATAGTTGATAAAAATAAACAAGATTTGTTGGGTGAACTAGCTAACAAACTTGCAACTGAACAATTTAACCAGAAGATGACTTTAATTGATAACCGCTTTATTATCAATGAACAGGGTATAAATGCTTCAGCCAAAAAGACAGAGGTATATACAAAAGATCAAGCAAATGGGCAATTTGCCACATCATCTTATGTAAGAGATATGGAAACCCGTCTTCAGTTAACTGAAAAGGGCGTTAGTATATCTGTAAAAGAAAATGATGTAATCGCAGCATTTAATATGAGTAAAGAAAACATTACTTTGAATGCGAACAGAATTAACTTAGTAGGTTTTATTACAGCAAATCATATCAAAGGAAAAGTTTTAGAAGGAGTAACACTTAAAACGAGTGGAAACAGATTTGTTGAAATAAATAAACAAGACATGAAGATTTTCGATTTAGATAAGCCACGTGGCTATATAGGATTTATGGAAACAGATGATGGAAGTATTCAACCTTCATTAGTCCTTGGTTCTGATAATAGAAAATACGCTGGTACAGGATCATTTTATATTTATCAAGTCATGCCGCGAATTAATGGAGTTGATCAACCTTCTAAAGCATATGCAAAATTTGGGATTTCTAAAGGAGAAAATGCAGAAGGAACTAATATTTGGTCAAACTATATTCAAATGCATAATGACGGTGGACATCTGAGCGTATATTCAGATGGACAATTTCGTTTTCAAAACTTGAATAATATTATTTTTGAATCTGAAGGATGGGCTCCAGGATATGGTTACTTCTCTGTAACTACAACTGAACCACATATTTTTACAAATAACGCGGGGCAGTTTACTTTCAAAAGAAAAGGCAGTGACTATAAAATACATTTCGTAAACGGCGCCACCGATCATGATTTAATTATGGGTAATGCAATGATAAGGTCAAGTTTTGTACAAGGTTATAACAATGGCTTGCAGATTAAAGATATGATGGGTAAGGGATGGAAAGATATAGAATTAAGAACATTACGAGCGCAAGAGAATATTAGCGCTACAGGGCGTATGTGGGCGCAAGAATTTATCCCTAATTCTTCTCGTAAGCTTAAAACGGACATAGAAGACCTTCCATTCTCTGCTTTAGATAAAATCAACTCTGTAAACATCAAACAGTATCACTTTATAAGAGATGTTGAACGCTTCGAGTCAGGGGAGTCTATTACACTTCCAATTAATTACGGTATGATTGCGGAAGACTCTGACGATGTATTCACCACACCACAGAAAGACGCTGTAACACTTTATAGCTCGGTTTCAATTTCTATTCAAGGAATACAAGAAGTTGACTTTAAAGTTAAAAATCTTCAATTTGACCACGGTATGTTGAAGCAGGAAGTTGATACTCTTAAAGAACAACTTAAAGCAGAAAAACTTGAGAAAGTTTCAATGAAAGCTGAAATTGCTGAATTAAAGGTATTAGTACAACAATTAATAAATGAGGAACCAAAGCAGCCATAA
- a CDS encoding tail assembly chaperone → MAEKSYTRFVINGKEQELKFCLQALRLLDENGGPMQFVSQTMQGGITNFTDVVYYALIHTNEGITYEAVQKEIENMFNAEKLDLDEILKYNKAVVLNSFFFQKTVKKLLGTMTAEQQKSFENLYA, encoded by the coding sequence ATGGCTGAAAAATCGTATACGCGTTTTGTAATTAATGGTAAAGAACAAGAACTGAAATTCTGTTTACAAGCACTGAGATTATTAGATGAAAACGGTGGACCGATGCAATTCGTTTCTCAAACCATGCAGGGCGGAATTACTAATTTCACGGATGTGGTTTATTACGCACTGATTCATACAAATGAGGGAATCACGTATGAAGCTGTACAGAAAGAGATTGAAAATATGTTTAATGCTGAAAAACTAGACCTTGATGAAATTCTAAAGTACAACAAAGCAGTTGTGCTAAATAGTTTTTTCTTCCAGAAGACAGTGAAGAAACTTCTAGGGACAATGACAGCGGAACAACAGAAATCGTTCGAGAACCTGTACGCATAA